The following are from one region of the Methanorbis furvi genome:
- a CDS encoding 50S ribosomal protein L5, with the protein MTDMQKPFVAKVVVHMGVGEAGERLVNAENIMADLTQGSKPIRSYAKNTLPAFGVRRGQPLGCKVTLRGEKAVTFLQTALKTYAVENVLHARQFDATGNFGFGIEEHTDFPGQAYDPKIGIYGMDIIAVIEKKGTRTARRKIQQKKLNSKLHVTREESMAFVTEAFGIEVE; encoded by the coding sequence ATGACCGACATGCAGAAGCCCTTTGTTGCAAAGGTTGTCGTCCACATGGGCGTCGGTGAGGCAGGAGAACGTCTTGTCAATGCCGAGAACATCATGGCAGACCTTACCCAGGGATCCAAGCCAATCCGTTCCTATGCAAAGAACACACTTCCGGCTTTCGGTGTCCGCCGTGGCCAGCCGCTCGGCTGCAAGGTAACCCTTCGCGGCGAAAAGGCTGTAACTTTCCTTCAGACTGCATTAAAGACCTATGCAGTGGAGAACGTTCTCCATGCACGTCAGTTCGATGCAACCGGAAACTTCGGTTTCGGTATTGAGGAACACACGGACTTTCCGGGTCAGGCATATGACCCGAAGATCGGTATCTACGGTATGGATATTATCGCAGTTATCGAGAAGAAAGGTACGAGAACCGCACGCAGAAAGATCCAACAGAAGAAACTCAACAGCAAACTGCATGTGACCCGTGAGGAGTCCATGGCATTTGTGACCGAGGCCTTCGGCATTGAGGTGGAGTAA
- a CDS encoding 30S ribosomal protein S14 has protein sequence MAAKDNGKVQQKKFGRGANQCQLCGRKQGLVRRYNIYFCRQCFREWAPTMGFKKMN, from the coding sequence ATGGCAGCAAAGGACAACGGCAAGGTCCAGCAGAAAAAGTTTGGTCGTGGTGCAAACCAGTGCCAGCTTTGCGGACGTAAGCAGGGACTTGTGCGCAGATATAACATTTACTTCTGCCGCCAGTGCTTCCGTGAGTGGGCACCCACGATGGGCTTTAAGAAGATGAACTAA
- a CDS encoding 30S ribosomal protein S8 yields MTKQNPIADAMSAIKNAGDTGKLVVTVEPASRLFGDMLKVMQEYGYINGFEKVEDGRGGQYAISLSGGINKCGVITPRFSVKVEDLESWEMRYLPGKGFGIIILTTSKGVMSHEQARKLGVGGELLGYVF; encoded by the coding sequence ATGACAAAACAGAATCCGATTGCAGACGCAATGAGCGCTATCAAGAATGCCGGTGACACTGGTAAGCTTGTAGTGACCGTTGAACCGGCAAGCCGCCTCTTTGGTGACATGCTTAAAGTCATGCAGGAATATGGATATATTAACGGTTTCGAGAAGGTTGAGGACGGCAGAGGAGGTCAGTATGCGATTTCCCTTTCCGGCGGCATCAACAAGTGTGGTGTTATCACCCCCCGTTTCTCAGTAAAAGTTGAGGACCTCGAGTCCTGGGAAATGAGATACCTTCCAGGAAAGGGTTTTGGAATTATTATTCTGACCACTTCCAAAGGTGTCATGTCCCACGAACAGGCGCGTAAGCTCGGCGTCGGCGGTGAGCTGTTAGGATACGTCTTCTAA
- the rpl6p gene encoding 50S ribosomal protein L6, with protein sequence MHEMIFHIPAGVTITKEGDLMTVKGAKGSLERIMHHPAIDIITEDGVVKITTESPRRRVYALVGTYNALLHVMAKGVTEGYEYHMKIVYNHFPIQVKVAGDRVEIANFLGEKQARYAKIVEGVKVKVQGDEVILNGIDREKIGNTAANVEQACKVRNRDPRVFQDGIYITNRGN encoded by the coding sequence ATGCATGAAATGATTTTCCACATCCCGGCGGGCGTAACCATCACCAAAGAAGGTGACCTGATGACCGTCAAGGGAGCAAAAGGTTCCCTTGAACGCATTATGCACCACCCGGCAATTGACATCATCACCGAAGACGGCGTTGTCAAAATTACGACCGAATCTCCCAGACGCCGTGTGTATGCACTCGTCGGTACCTACAACGCACTTCTGCATGTAATGGCAAAAGGCGTTACTGAGGGCTACGAGTACCACATGAAAATTGTCTACAACCACTTCCCGATTCAGGTGAAGGTTGCAGGCGACCGCGTTGAGATCGCCAACTTCCTTGGCGAGAAACAGGCCCGCTACGCAAAGATCGTAGAAGGCGTGAAGGTAAAAGTCCAGGGCGACGAAGTGATCTTAAACGGTATCGACCGTGAAAAGATCGGCAACACTGCAGCAAACGTTGAGCAGGCCTGCAAGGTCCGCAACCGTGACCCGCGTGTGTTCCAGGACGGTATCTACATTACCAACAGAGGTAACTAA
- a CDS encoding 50S ribosomal protein L32e, protein MASEIKKLIRARAAKRARFSRQCLCAKVKLADSWRRPRGLHSKQRKDYRAKGAHPEAGFGAPKAIRGFHPSGYREVLVFTPAELEEIDAATTAVRIGGSVGGQKRAVMQTKAATLGIKVLNPKEAKTVVAPVVEEAKSDE, encoded by the coding sequence ATGGCGAGCGAAATTAAGAAACTGATTCGTGCACGTGCTGCAAAGAGAGCCAGATTCTCCCGCCAGTGTCTCTGTGCAAAGGTTAAGCTGGCTGACTCCTGGCGCAGACCACGCGGTCTGCACAGCAAGCAGCGCAAAGATTACCGTGCAAAGGGTGCACACCCGGAAGCAGGATTTGGAGCACCGAAAGCAATTCGCGGATTCCACCCAAGCGGATACCGTGAAGTTCTCGTGTTCACTCCGGCCGAACTTGAAGAGATTGATGCAGCAACGACAGCTGTTCGTATCGGCGGATCCGTCGGCGGCCAGAAGCGTGCTGTTATGCAGACAAAGGCAGCAACCCTTGGTATCAAGGTTCTGAACCCGAAAGAGGCAAAGACTGTTGTTGCACCGGTTGTTGAGGAGGCGAAGTCCGATGAGTGA
- a CDS encoding 50S ribosomal protein L19e: MSDLASQRRIAASVLGCGLNRVWINPEKLSDVQSAMSREDIRRLIEEGAISSHQKKGISRGRARARIAKRAYGHCKGPGRRNGAKGARTPSKTQWIKKIRAQRKELRAQRDAGSITRTEYRRLYRRAAGGQFRSVAHLKTQVEIVTSRRD; this comes from the coding sequence ATGAGTGATCTTGCATCCCAGCGTCGTATCGCAGCATCCGTTCTCGGATGCGGTCTGAACCGTGTCTGGATCAATCCTGAGAAACTCTCTGACGTACAGAGCGCAATGTCCCGTGAGGATATCCGCAGACTGATCGAGGAAGGAGCAATCTCTTCCCATCAGAAGAAAGGTATCTCCCGCGGACGTGCACGGGCACGCATTGCAAAGCGCGCATACGGACACTGTAAAGGTCCGGGACGCCGCAATGGTGCAAAAGGTGCACGCACTCCGTCCAAGACCCAGTGGATCAAGAAGATCCGTGCACAGCGCAAAGAGCTCCGTGCACAGCGTGATGCAGGTTCCATTACGAGAACCGAGTACCGCAGACTTTACCGCCGCGCAGCCGGTGGTCAGTTCCGCAGTGTCGCTCACCTGAAGACTCAGGTTGAGATCGTAACTTCCCGGAGGGACTAA
- a CDS encoding 50S ribosomal protein L18, whose product MATNGRYFVQFRRRREGRTDYYQRQRLIVSGRNRMVVRKTNRHIIIQLVAAQMDGDYTLVHVNSKELTNYGYKGYLGNTPAAYLTGMLFAVRAQKAGYEGAIADIGLQVASTGARVFAAVKGAVDAGFDVPVGESILPDEDRCNGAHIAEYDDRYADLVSQVETAKDAIMKELE is encoded by the coding sequence ATGGCAACAAATGGAAGATACTTTGTTCAGTTCCGCAGACGCCGTGAAGGCAGAACTGATTACTACCAGCGCCAGCGGCTGATCGTCTCCGGCAGAAACCGTATGGTTGTCCGCAAGACGAACCGCCACATCATCATTCAGCTTGTTGCTGCACAGATGGATGGCGACTACACGCTCGTTCACGTGAACAGCAAAGAACTCACAAACTACGGATACAAGGGCTACCTTGGAAACACCCCGGCTGCATACCTGACCGGTATGCTGTTCGCAGTCCGTGCCCAGAAGGCCGGATACGAGGGCGCAATTGCAGATATCGGTCTGCAGGTTGCATCCACCGGTGCCCGTGTGTTTGCAGCAGTAAAAGGAGCAGTTGATGCAGGATTCGACGTCCCCGTCGGAGAGAGCATCCTTCCGGATGAGGACCGCTGTAACGGCGCCCACATTGCGGAGTACGATGACCGTTATGCAGACCTCGTCTCTCAGGTCGAGACTGCAAAAGACGCAATCATGAAGGAGCTGGAGTAA
- a CDS encoding 30S ribosomal protein S5 produces the protein MAYEQEEWVPITGLGKKVMAGDFASFDEILASGYPIKEAGIVDAMLPDLVDEVLCIDMMQRMTDSGRRIKFRAVVVVGNKDGYIGFGQGRDVQVGTAIKKAIVNAKLNVVKVRRGCGSWECGCGQKHSVPMEVTGKAGSVTVTLKPAPKGIGLVTGDVGKKVLALAGIRDVWVNTSGNTRTTLNFAKATYNALRETNLIRIGGRK, from the coding sequence ATGGCTTACGAACAGGAAGAGTGGGTCCCGATCACCGGTCTTGGCAAGAAAGTTATGGCCGGGGACTTTGCAAGCTTTGATGAGATCCTTGCAAGCGGATACCCGATTAAGGAAGCAGGCATTGTTGATGCAATGCTCCCTGACCTTGTTGACGAAGTCCTCTGCATTGACATGATGCAGCGTATGACTGACTCCGGTCGCCGTATTAAGTTCAGAGCGGTCGTTGTTGTCGGCAACAAGGATGGTTACATCGGTTTCGGCCAGGGCAGAGATGTTCAGGTCGGTACTGCGATCAAGAAAGCAATCGTGAATGCAAAGCTCAACGTTGTCAAGGTCCGCCGTGGATGCGGTTCCTGGGAATGCGGCTGCGGTCAGAAACACTCTGTCCCGATGGAAGTTACCGGTAAAGCAGGATCTGTTACGGTTACTCTCAAGCCCGCCCCGAAAGGAATCGGTCTGGTGACTGGTGACGTTGGTAAGAAGGTTCTGGCACTCGCCGGTATCCGTGATGTGTGGGTCAACACCAGTGGTAACACGAGAACGACCCTCAACTTCGCAAAGGCTACCTACAACGCACTTCGCGAAACGAATCTGATTCGTATCGGAGGTAGAAAGTAA
- a CDS encoding 50S ribosomal protein L30 yields the protein MYAVVQVRGVVNTRRDIKETLKMLRLHHINHCVLVPETPEYLGMIRKAKDYIAFGEVDAATLETILSTRGRLTGNKPLTEEYVKEATSYGSIADLAAALVAGQIRMKDVPELKPVLRMHPPRKGYKTTKRTYNQGGALGYYGKEINDLLIKMR from the coding sequence ATGTACGCAGTTGTGCAGGTTCGCGGTGTCGTTAACACCCGCCGCGACATTAAGGAGACCTTAAAGATGCTGCGTCTTCACCACATCAACCACTGTGTCCTCGTGCCCGAGACTCCGGAGTACCTCGGTATGATCCGGAAGGCAAAGGACTACATTGCGTTCGGTGAAGTCGACGCTGCAACCCTTGAGACGATCCTCTCTACCCGTGGAAGACTCACCGGAAACAAGCCGCTCACTGAAGAGTATGTAAAGGAGGCAACTTCCTATGGAAGCATTGCAGACCTTGCAGCAGCTCTCGTCGCAGGCCAGATCCGGATGAAGGATGTTCCTGAACTTAAGCCGGTGCTTCGTATGCACCCGCCAAGAAAGGGATACAAGACCACGAAGCGTACGTACAATCAGGGCGGTGCCCTTGGATACTACGGGAAGGAAATTAACGACCTTCTGATCAAGATGAGGTAA
- a CDS encoding uL15m family ribosomal protein has translation MPVNKRSKFRGTRTCGGGTHKNRRGAGNRGGRGQAGWRDHNFSRFYLLGKTEGKHGFVCKTSVTYEVLDIGDIDQMIPDLVARGIATQNGDVIILDAAQIGVEKVLGGGQVTHKLEITAENFSERAVAKVQEKGGQTLTP, from the coding sequence ATGCCAGTCAACAAGCGTTCAAAGTTCCGGGGAACCCGCACCTGCGGTGGAGGAACCCACAAGAACCGCCGTGGTGCAGGTAACCGCGGAGGTCGTGGACAGGCAGGATGGCGTGACCACAATTTCAGCCGGTTCTATCTGCTCGGGAAGACGGAAGGTAAACACGGATTTGTCTGCAAGACATCCGTTACCTACGAAGTTCTCGATATTGGTGATATTGACCAGATGATTCCGGATCTTGTTGCCCGCGGTATTGCCACACAAAACGGAGATGTTATTATTCTTGACGCCGCACAGATTGGTGTTGAGAAGGTTCTCGGCGGAGGCCAGGTTACTCATAAACTTGAGATCACCGCAGAGAATTTCTCCGAGCGTGCTGTCGCAAAAGTTCAGGAAAAGGGCGGTCAGACTCTGACCCCCTAA
- the secY gene encoding preprotein translocase subunit SecY: MGELLDRMEPLLAKMPAVRPPEGHVHFKNKLMWTAAVLLLYFILTNIPVFGLSATSLDVFQYYRALLAGASGTILHLGIGPIVTASIVLQLLRGADLIKINTSDERGQVIYMGLQKLLIFVMIILEALPNVLGGWMTPDMTVAAMFGGNTMIVMFMIFLQICLGGLLVVFMDEVVSKWGIGSGVGIFIVAGVAQGLVNGFLNWETTTDQFAVGFFPRLFEVIGSGANFIEYFGLEALALVTTIGLFFLIVYVEATRIEIPLAHANVRGARARFPVKLVYASVLPMILVRVLQANIQMIGMFLSSVGITFLGEYNGSTPINGLMWYLAPINQPQDWMWWLPQFTGAGHAAWEVAIRVGIDAFVMIAGGALFAIFWVKTAGLDSKHVARQIQNSGMQIPGYRRSPAVLERYLDRYIPRVTVIGGVFIGILSILANMLGIIGFVGGTGLLLTVSIVYRLYEQIANEQIMEMYPFMRGFFGGKE; encoded by the coding sequence ATGGGAGAACTGCTGGATCGAATGGAACCACTGCTGGCAAAGATGCCGGCGGTCAGGCCACCGGAGGGTCACGTTCACTTCAAAAATAAGTTGATGTGGACTGCCGCGGTGCTGCTGTTGTATTTTATACTGACGAACATTCCGGTTTTTGGTCTGAGTGCAACTTCTCTGGATGTCTTCCAATATTACCGTGCATTACTTGCCGGTGCATCCGGAACAATTCTGCACCTTGGTATCGGACCGATTGTGACCGCATCTATCGTACTGCAGCTGCTTCGTGGTGCCGACCTGATTAAGATTAATACCTCTGACGAGCGTGGCCAGGTTATTTACATGGGTCTGCAGAAGTTGCTGATCTTTGTGATGATCATTCTTGAAGCTCTGCCAAACGTGCTGGGCGGATGGATGACTCCTGACATGACGGTTGCTGCTATGTTTGGCGGCAATACGATGATCGTGATGTTTATGATTTTCCTGCAGATCTGTTTAGGCGGTCTGCTGGTTGTGTTCATGGATGAGGTCGTCTCGAAATGGGGTATTGGTTCTGGTGTTGGTATCTTCATCGTTGCAGGAGTTGCCCAGGGTCTCGTGAACGGTTTCCTTAACTGGGAGACGACGACCGATCAGTTTGCGGTGGGTTTCTTCCCCCGACTGTTTGAGGTCATAGGCTCAGGTGCGAACTTTATTGAGTACTTCGGTCTTGAGGCGCTCGCACTTGTTACGACAATAGGGTTGTTTTTCCTTATTGTGTATGTTGAGGCAACCCGTATCGAGATTCCGCTTGCCCACGCGAATGTGCGTGGTGCCCGTGCCAGATTCCCGGTGAAGCTTGTGTATGCAAGTGTTCTGCCGATGATCTTGGTTCGTGTTCTGCAGGCAAACATTCAGATGATTGGTATGTTCCTTTCCAGTGTTGGAATTACTTTCCTTGGAGAGTACAATGGTTCTACGCCGATCAATGGTCTGATGTGGTATCTTGCACCGATTAACCAGCCGCAGGACTGGATGTGGTGGCTCCCGCAGTTTACGGGTGCCGGCCATGCAGCATGGGAGGTTGCTATCCGTGTTGGTATTGATGCATTCGTTATGATTGCAGGTGGTGCCCTGTTCGCAATCTTCTGGGTTAAGACCGCCGGTCTTGATTCGAAGCATGTTGCCCGCCAGATTCAGAACTCTGGTATGCAGATTCCGGGATATCGCCGCAGCCCTGCGGTGCTGGAACGGTATCTGGACAGATACATTCCGCGTGTGACGGTGATTGGTGGTGTGTTTATTGGAATATTAAGTATTCTTGCAAACATGCTCGGTATCATCGGCTTCGTCGGAGGTACTGGTCTTCTGCTTACGGTCTCAATCGTTTACCGTCTGTATGAACAGATTGCAAACGAGCAGATCATGGAGATGTATCCGTTTATGCGGGGCTTCTTCGGCGGCAAAGAATAA
- a CDS encoding adenylate kinase: MAGKKVIITGVPGVGKTTVINTSMEKIVAEGIPYQNINFGSFMFEVALAEGLAQDRDQMRKLDRTVQKRLQKLAAEKIAAIDGNVIVDTHASVKTPNGYLAGLPEWVVSAIMPDVIVLVETDNDQILVRRLSDESRVRDVEGAKSIAEHQEMNRAFAASYAMLTGCTVKIIVNADFLLDKAVEELTATLR; this comes from the coding sequence ATGGCAGGAAAAAAGGTCATCATCACCGGCGTCCCCGGCGTTGGAAAAACCACAGTAATTAATACGTCAATGGAAAAAATCGTCGCAGAAGGCATCCCGTACCAGAACATCAACTTCGGCAGCTTCATGTTTGAAGTCGCCTTAGCCGAGGGACTTGCCCAGGACCGCGACCAGATGAGAAAACTTGACCGCACGGTTCAGAAACGCCTGCAAAAACTTGCAGCAGAAAAAATCGCCGCAATCGACGGCAACGTCATCGTTGACACCCACGCATCCGTCAAGACCCCGAACGGATACCTTGCCGGTCTGCCGGAATGGGTAGTCTCCGCCATCATGCCTGATGTGATCGTTCTTGTCGAGACCGACAATGATCAGATTCTCGTCCGCCGCCTCTCCGACGAAAGCCGTGTCCGCGACGTCGAAGGTGCAAAGTCCATCGCCGAACATCAGGAAATGAACCGTGCGTTTGCCGCATCCTATGCAATGCTCACCGGTTGTACGGTAAAGATCATTGTTAACGCTGATTTCCTCCTTGACAAAGCAGTCGAGGAACTTACCGCAACCCTGAGGTAA
- a CDS encoding DUF106 domain-containing protein, with translation MEIGKKYGMYIALAVVFGMMLLYGWPEARTFIASLVDLVIGPFAALGLPFFALVLILATFTGLYSSLIQKYTIDYEKMRENQEKFKDFNAMFREAQRSGDEKAIKKMQARQQAMMSEQMEMSQQQFKPMAYILVLTVPIFFWLIEHIPQTTDLIMANANLSNAIVLPFAGLASYFDIYLWFFPLWILWYMLCSITVSQVIRKALNIGGL, from the coding sequence ATGGAAATCGGTAAAAAGTACGGAATGTACATTGCCTTAGCCGTCGTGTTCGGCATGATGCTTCTCTACGGCTGGCCGGAAGCGCGTACGTTTATCGCCAGTCTGGTCGATCTGGTGATCGGTCCGTTCGCAGCTCTCGGTCTGCCGTTCTTTGCACTGGTCTTAATCCTTGCAACCTTCACGGGTCTGTACTCCTCACTCATTCAGAAGTACACCATCGACTACGAAAAGATGCGGGAAAATCAGGAGAAGTTCAAGGACTTCAATGCAATGTTCCGCGAAGCCCAGAGATCCGGCGACGAGAAGGCAATCAAAAAGATGCAGGCACGTCAACAGGCAATGATGTCTGAGCAGATGGAGATGAGCCAGCAGCAGTTCAAACCGATGGCGTACATTCTTGTGCTGACGGTCCCGATCTTTTTCTGGCTGATCGAACACATTCCGCAGACCACTGATCTGATTATGGCCAACGCGAATCTCAGCAATGCGATCGTCCTGCCGTTCGCAGGTCTTGCCAGTTACTTTGACATCTATCTCTGGTTCTTCCCGCTCTGGATTCTCTGGTACATGCTCTGTTCTATTACGGTCAGTCAGGTAATTCGCAAGGCTCTGAATATCGGGGGCTTGTAA
- the cmk gene encoding (d)CMP kinase yields the protein MRITISGSPGSGTTSLGKVLAERYNLRYLSAGEVFRGLAKEHDMDLASFGKLAEENPEIDLKIDARQKEIGEASDDIILEGRLAGWMVENADLKLLLYASPGCRSERIAERENISPEEAYQQTIDREASEASRYMEYYEIDISDDSPYDLVINSETFDQAAVVALAEAAIAVVLNRLKKE from the coding sequence ATGCGGATTACGATCAGCGGTTCTCCGGGTTCGGGAACCACGTCTCTTGGCAAGGTGCTTGCCGAGAGATACAATCTCCGCTACCTGTCTGCCGGAGAGGTTTTCCGCGGTCTTGCCAAGGAGCATGATATGGACCTTGCTTCTTTTGGTAAGCTTGCCGAGGAAAATCCTGAGATCGATCTGAAAATTGATGCCCGGCAGAAAGAGATCGGCGAGGCGAGCGATGATATTATTCTGGAAGGCCGTCTTGCCGGCTGGATGGTTGAGAATGCTGATCTGAAACTGCTGTTGTATGCTTCTCCGGGCTGCCGTTCGGAACGGATTGCCGAGCGCGAGAATATTTCGCCCGAGGAGGCTTATCAGCAGACCATTGATCGCGAGGCGAGCGAGGCGTCGCGGTACATGGAGTACTATGAGATTGATATTTCCGATGATTCACCGTATGATCTGGTGATTAACTCTGAGACGTTTGATCAGGCAGCTGTTGTTGCTCTTGCCGAGGCGGCAATTGCAGTTGTTTTGAATAGACTGAAAAAAGAGTAA
- a CDS encoding heavy-metal-associated domain-containing protein, whose translation MTAKKIEFDVAGMHCGGCSGHLTAMLAELPGVTDVKADHVSGKVSLSVEGDATTFDDIRECVLDAGFDVVPDSLKNIS comes from the coding sequence ATGACAGCCAAAAAAATTGAGTTCGATGTAGCAGGTATGCACTGCGGCGGATGCTCAGGCCATCTCACTGCGATGCTTGCAGAACTGCCGGGAGTAACTGACGTCAAAGCAGATCATGTCTCAGGCAAAGTTTCGCTTTCGGTCGAAGGGGATGCGACAACATTCGATGATATTCGTGAATGCGTTCTGGACGCAGGATTCGATGTTGTGCCGGACTCTCTGAAAAATATTTCGTGA
- a CDS encoding HemK2/MTQ2 family protein methyltransferase — MILDTNQIYFPAEDTFLLMRAALREVKHGDRVLEVGTGSGAVAKAVMDVAPQTVATEINPHAAQYAGEQGVNVIRGNLLDPLAGEFDLIVFNAPYLPTMPEERLNDWLEFALDGGVTGREVIEKFLPDAVLHLAKFGRILLLISSSTGLAEIQELCRRYAMICIVADSEKMEDGEMLYVLRISRDLCCFPDGSCQSRRA; from the coding sequence ATGATCCTTGATACGAACCAGATCTATTTTCCTGCCGAAGACACGTTTCTTCTGATGCGTGCCGCACTCCGTGAGGTGAAGCACGGGGATCGTGTTCTTGAGGTGGGAACCGGATCGGGAGCAGTTGCAAAGGCGGTGATGGATGTTGCACCACAAACAGTCGCAACAGAGATCAATCCTCATGCCGCTCAGTACGCGGGCGAACAGGGTGTGAATGTTATCAGGGGAAATCTTTTGGACCCGCTCGCAGGAGAGTTTGATCTGATTGTATTCAATGCCCCTTATCTTCCAACAATGCCTGAGGAGCGGCTGAACGACTGGCTGGAGTTTGCGCTGGACGGAGGAGTTACCGGACGAGAGGTGATTGAAAAGTTTCTGCCTGATGCGGTTCTGCATCTTGCAAAGTTCGGGCGAATACTTTTGCTCATCTCTTCATCAACAGGTCTTGCGGAGATTCAGGAGTTGTGCAGGAGATATGCTATGATCTGTATAGTTGCCGACTCCGAAAAAATGGAGGATGGCGAGATGTTGTATGTGCTTCGCATCTCACGCGATCTCTGCTGTTTTCCTGACGGCAGCTGTCAGAGTAGAAGGGCATAA
- the rsmA gene encoding 16S rRNA (adenine(1518)-N(6)/adenine(1519)-N(6))-dimethyltransferase RsmA — protein sequence MKAPKDQHFLVDAEAVALIAETVPVSGRKVLEIGPGGGVLTDALLSRGAAVRAVELDGTLLPNLEQRFSDQLASGQLEIIRGDASKVPLPEFEIVVANLPYSISSKITFRLLEAGFESAVLMYQLEFGERMIAPPGDGEYGRLSVMTQTFADVEMILKLPPESFSPPPEVWSIVVKITPHDPPVPIANREVHAVLVRELFSHRRKTIRNGLKGMKSIYGDAALSLIDALPKELLDKRPEMLSVVDFIDLSNRLALLIQ from the coding sequence ATGAAGGCTCCAAAGGATCAACATTTTTTGGTTGATGCAGAGGCTGTTGCATTGATCGCTGAGACGGTTCCGGTATCGGGAAGAAAAGTTCTCGAGATAGGACCGGGCGGCGGCGTGCTGACAGACGCTCTGCTTTCACGCGGGGCAGCGGTTCGTGCAGTTGAGCTGGACGGAACGCTTCTCCCAAATCTTGAACAACGTTTTTCTGATCAGCTGGCATCCGGTCAGCTGGAGATCATCCGCGGTGATGCATCAAAAGTGCCGCTGCCTGAGTTTGAGATTGTGGTCGCAAACCTGCCGTACTCGATCTCATCGAAGATTACGTTCCGGTTGCTTGAGGCAGGATTTGAATCGGCTGTGCTGATGTATCAGCTGGAGTTCGGCGAGCGGATGATTGCTCCACCGGGTGACGGTGAGTACGGAAGGCTTTCGGTGATGACCCAGACGTTTGCGGATGTGGAGATGATCCTGAAGCTTCCACCGGAATCGTTCTCGCCGCCGCCGGAGGTCTGGTCGATTGTGGTGAAGATTACGCCGCATGACCCACCGGTGCCGATTGCAAACCGCGAGGTGCATGCAGTCCTCGTCCGAGAGTTGTTCTCCCACCGGAGAAAAACGATCCGAAACGGTCTCAAAGGAATGAAAAGCATCTATGGTGATGCAGCCCTCTCGCTTATTGATGCGCTGCCAAAGGAACTGCTTGACAAGCGGCCGGAGATGCTGTCGGTTGTTGATTTTATTGATCTTTCCAACCGCCTTGCTCTTCTGATACAATGA
- a CDS encoding DUF655 domain-containing protein: MPPKTERSDKKEVEAIVLDFLQWGYADDKRPLNQREPIILAIGTDQFKLLELIPKRNLAINLHDKVYIGDGERKVVERVKRRVSYAELSNTARGELEPVIAEIIAESEPRFIKFYNEAVPISLKLHMLNLLPGFGKKTLTDTLTERQKKPFESFDDIRSRVKTLQKPEKFILERIMLELENPDEKYHLFTSK; the protein is encoded by the coding sequence ATGCCTCCAAAAACCGAGAGATCCGATAAGAAGGAAGTCGAAGCCATCGTTTTGGATTTTCTTCAGTGGGGATATGCCGACGACAAGCGCCCCTTAAACCAGCGTGAGCCGATCATCCTTGCAATCGGTACTGATCAGTTTAAACTGCTTGAGCTGATTCCCAAGCGCAATCTTGCAATCAATCTGCATGACAAAGTCTACATTGGAGACGGAGAACGAAAAGTGGTTGAGCGGGTGAAGCGCAGGGTATCCTACGCTGAGCTGTCCAACACCGCAAGAGGTGAACTTGAACCAGTGATTGCAGAGATCATTGCAGAAAGTGAGCCGCGGTTCATTAAGTTCTACAATGAAGCAGTGCCGATCAGTCTGAAGCTGCATATGCTGAACCTTCTTCCCGGCTTTGGGAAAAAGACGCTGACCGACACGCTGACCGAGCGGCAGAAAAAACCCTTTGAGAGCTTTGATGATATCCGGTCGCGCGTCAAGACGCTGCAGAAGCCTGAGAAGTTTATTCTTGAACGGATCATGCTGGAGCTGGAAAATCCTGACGAGAAGTATCATCTGTTTACTTCAAAATGA